A genomic window from Luteolibacter sp. LG18 includes:
- a CDS encoding glycosyltransferase produces the protein MDPHTVISVVVPLENDSDILDAFLADLSRTMSGGFRFYEIILVDDGSTDATRQTVDRLLKDVSRVRYLRLSRSFGREVALSAGIESAIGDYVVTLDPTGDPVAAIPELIAVCRTNGGIVHGVALNPRLRSGVREFLGNLFRRYCNRRLGVELKRGAEDFRAMSRQAVNALLQVRVQSRYLRVLTLTLGYHHEFFPYRREERLERPKRSSFTSEAATAIDLLAANTRHPLRVVTLAGLTGAVLNLLYACYVVWIYLAKPNVVAGWTTLSLQQSGMFFFICLILAVLSEYVGTILGEVRSRPLYFIGHEANSSVLLEDTVHSSIVKESTEEVAS, from the coding sequence ATGGATCCTCATACCGTCATCAGCGTGGTGGTGCCGCTTGAAAACGACAGCGACATCCTTGACGCGTTTCTGGCCGATCTTTCCCGGACGATGAGCGGAGGTTTCCGCTTTTACGAAATCATTCTGGTGGACGATGGTTCCACGGATGCCACCCGGCAGACGGTGGACCGTCTGCTGAAGGATGTCTCGCGGGTGCGTTACTTGCGGCTGTCCCGTTCCTTTGGTCGTGAGGTGGCTCTTTCGGCAGGCATTGAGTCCGCCATCGGCGACTACGTGGTCACGCTTGACCCCACGGGGGATCCGGTGGCCGCGATCCCGGAGTTGATCGCGGTGTGCCGGACGAACGGCGGGATCGTGCACGGGGTGGCGTTGAACCCGCGGCTGCGCTCTGGGGTGCGTGAGTTCCTCGGGAATTTGTTCCGCCGCTATTGCAACCGCCGCCTCGGGGTCGAGCTGAAGCGCGGAGCGGAGGATTTCCGGGCGATGAGCCGCCAGGCGGTGAACGCGTTGCTCCAGGTGCGGGTGCAGAGCCGCTATCTGCGGGTGTTGACGCTCACGCTGGGGTACCACCACGAGTTTTTCCCTTACCGCCGGGAGGAGCGTTTGGAGCGGCCGAAGCGCAGTTCTTTCACCTCGGAAGCGGCTACGGCGATCGACCTGCTGGCTGCGAACACGCGGCATCCGCTACGGGTGGTGACGCTGGCGGGCCTCACGGGGGCGGTGCTCAATTTGCTCTACGCGTGCTACGTGGTGTGGATCTACCTCGCGAAGCCGAATGTGGTGGCCGGTTGGACCACCCTGTCGCTCCAGCAGAGCGGGATGTTCTTTTTCATCTGCCTCATTCTTGCGGTGCTCAGCGAGTATGTGGGGACGATCCTCGGGGAGGTGCGCAGCCGTCCGCTGTATTTCATCGGCCATGAGGCGAACAGCTCGGTGCTGCTGGAGGACACCGTGCACAGCAGCATCGTGAAGGAATCCACCGAGGAGGTCGCATCGTGA
- a CDS encoding GtrA family protein, which produces MKGLARYPFDALRDTAELVSDARARGWRPALATILSPEARGSWQFTKYLAIGGTSVVVFFAVCAVFRWAAVALGASYGSQRLLWNLVEITVGFIPTNAFTYETNRRWVFVAGRHAPRKEFVLFTAAAAASFVAGQTAAWYLITYSHVNDFLVKLGVIVVSTLINYAFRKFVVFHS; this is translated from the coding sequence ATGAAAGGCTTGGCCCGCTATCCCTTCGATGCCTTGCGGGATACTGCCGAATTGGTGTCGGACGCTCGTGCGCGTGGGTGGCGTCCGGCCCTGGCAACGATCCTGAGCCCGGAGGCGCGGGGGAGCTGGCAGTTCACGAAGTACCTGGCGATCGGCGGAACGTCGGTGGTGGTCTTTTTCGCGGTGTGCGCGGTGTTCCGATGGGCAGCGGTGGCGTTGGGAGCCTCCTACGGAAGCCAGCGGTTGCTGTGGAATCTGGTGGAGATCACGGTGGGTTTCATTCCCACCAACGCGTTCACCTACGAGACGAACCGGCGCTGGGTATTCGTGGCGGGTCGGCATGCGCCGCGGAAGGAGTTCGTTCTGTTCACGGCGGCTGCGGCTGCTAGCTTTGTAGCGGGACAGACCGCGGCATGGTACCTGATCACGTACTCGCATGTGAACGATTTCCTGGTCAAGCTGGGGGTGATCGTCGTTTCGACGTTGATCAACTACGCGTTCCGGAAGTTTGTCGTGTTCCACTCCTGA
- a CDS encoding FAD-dependent oxidoreductase → MNGREPDVVIAGGGFFGCSIAQMLCRRGLTPLVVEAGPELLGRASRVNQARVHGGYHYPRSLMTAYRSRHNYERFRETYREAIVDTFTKVYAVGRLFSKVSAGQFELFMKRIGAPLKPAPDKISRLFNPVLTEASWIAEECAFDCSILRQRCQRDLETAGVPVKLETRVVSARPGADGLTEVCLGDGSELRVKLVINATYSGLNVLTSGSGLPTIPLKHELAEMALVELPPALDGLSVTMMCGPFFSFMPYPSRGLTTLSHVRYTPHLQWFEKPGEAATDPYRRFEQLSKHSHFEYMVGDASRYLPALRDAVHRDSLWEVKTLLPQTEVDDGRPILFRRDPELPAVIHVMGGKIDNIFDVEDELDSVLSRAP, encoded by the coding sequence ATGAACGGCAGGGAACCCGATGTGGTGATCGCGGGCGGAGGTTTTTTCGGCTGCTCGATCGCGCAGATGCTGTGCCGCCGCGGATTGACGCCGCTGGTGGTGGAGGCTGGCCCGGAGCTATTGGGCCGGGCTTCCCGTGTGAACCAGGCGCGGGTGCATGGCGGTTACCATTATCCCCGCAGCCTGATGACGGCCTACCGGTCCAGGCACAATTACGAGCGGTTCCGTGAGACCTACCGGGAGGCGATCGTGGACACGTTCACGAAGGTCTACGCGGTGGGCCGGCTTTTTTCGAAGGTATCGGCGGGGCAGTTCGAGCTGTTCATGAAACGGATCGGTGCGCCGTTGAAGCCCGCTCCGGACAAGATCAGCCGGTTGTTCAATCCCGTTCTGACCGAGGCGTCGTGGATCGCGGAGGAGTGCGCGTTCGATTGCTCCATCCTGCGCCAGCGTTGCCAGCGGGACTTGGAGACAGCCGGCGTGCCGGTGAAGCTGGAAACCCGGGTGGTTTCGGCGCGACCGGGGGCTGACGGCTTGACGGAGGTGTGCCTGGGCGATGGGAGCGAACTCCGGGTGAAGCTGGTGATCAATGCGACCTACAGTGGCTTGAATGTGCTGACGAGCGGCAGCGGCCTGCCAACGATCCCGCTCAAGCACGAGCTGGCGGAGATGGCGCTGGTGGAGCTGCCGCCCGCGCTGGACGGGCTGTCGGTGACAATGATGTGCGGCCCGTTCTTCTCGTTCATGCCGTATCCCTCGCGGGGACTCACAACCCTGAGCCACGTGCGCTACACGCCGCACCTCCAGTGGTTCGAGAAACCCGGTGAGGCGGCGACGGATCCTTACCGGCGCTTTGAACAACTTTCCAAACACAGCCATTTCGAATACATGGTCGGGGATGCTTCCCGATACCTTCCGGCGCTGCGCGACGCGGTGCACCGGGATTCGCTGTGGGAGGTGAAAACCCTGTTGCCCCAGACCGAGGTGGATGACGGCCGGCCGATCCTGTTTCGCCGGGATCCGGAGCTGCCGGCGGTGATCCATGTGATGGGTGGCAAAATCGACAATATTTTCGACGTCGAGGACGAGCTGGACTCTGTATTGTCCCGCGCGCCCTGA
- a CDS encoding NAD-dependent epimerase/dehydratase family protein yields MTTALIGYSGFVGATLDAALSPTHRYRSTDIDEIRGKSFDHVICAGVQAKKWWANLHPEEDLAGILRLLGALAEVEAGRFTLVSTIDVYPAPRGVDEDSSISKDGHHAYGLNRLLVEERVAAAFPRVAILRLPGLFGPGLKKNLIYDMIHGNEMQKVHPGGVFQYYDTRRLAADINRTWAAGIPLLNVSSEPLATSEIRDRFFPGAVLGEEGETPVGYDMRSKHAAKWNGSDGYLYSKARVLEDLGSWLMDSEP; encoded by the coding sequence ATGACCACAGCCCTCATCGGATACAGCGGCTTTGTCGGCGCCACCCTGGACGCCGCCCTGTCGCCCACCCACCGCTATCGCTCCACCGACATCGATGAAATCCGCGGGAAGTCCTTCGATCACGTGATCTGTGCGGGAGTGCAGGCGAAGAAGTGGTGGGCGAACCTGCATCCCGAGGAGGATCTCGCGGGCATCCTCCGGCTGCTCGGAGCCCTGGCGGAGGTGGAGGCCGGGCGCTTCACGCTGGTTTCCACGATCGATGTTTATCCCGCGCCGCGGGGTGTGGACGAGGACTCTTCGATTTCCAAGGACGGGCACCATGCCTACGGGCTCAACCGGCTGCTCGTGGAGGAACGGGTGGCGGCGGCCTTTCCCCGGGTGGCGATCCTGCGCTTGCCGGGGTTGTTCGGACCGGGTCTGAAGAAGAACCTGATTTACGACATGATCCACGGCAATGAGATGCAGAAGGTGCATCCCGGCGGTGTGTTTCAATACTATGATACCCGTAGGTTGGCGGCGGATATCAACCGTACCTGGGCCGCAGGCATTCCGCTGTTGAATGTTTCGTCCGAACCGCTAGCCACTTCGGAGATTCGCGACCGCTTTTTCCCAGGAGCGGTCCTAGGGGAGGAGGGTGAGACCCCAGTGGGTTATGACATGCGTTCGAAACATGCCGCGAAGTGGAACGGGAGCGATGGCTACCTATATTCGAAAGCGCGGGTGCTGGAGGATCTCGGGAGCTGGCTAATGGACAGTGAGCCGTGA
- a CDS encoding glycosyltransferase family 2 protein yields the protein MSGEGNLRGDDVRSPRYEVAWERPRARRWATCVFVINEGEKIRKQVRAMAAYAPLVDVIVADGGSTDGSLDGALMGDAGAKALLVKRGPGKLSAQMRMAFDYCLAEGYDGVVVIDGNGKDGLEAIPSMVELLENGFDHVQGSRFIPGGHHENTPRSRYLAVNFLHAPLISLASGFRYTDTTNGFRAYSRRLLTDREIGVFRPCFDRYQLHYHLAIKAAALGYRVIETPVSRVYPATGKTPTKIKGFGGLFAVMRQLVETCMGKYDTDA from the coding sequence GTGAGTGGAGAAGGGAATTTGAGGGGCGATGACGTGCGGAGCCCGCGTTACGAGGTCGCATGGGAGAGGCCGCGTGCGCGGCGGTGGGCGACCTGCGTGTTCGTGATCAACGAGGGCGAAAAGATCCGGAAGCAGGTGCGGGCGATGGCCGCGTATGCGCCGCTGGTGGACGTGATCGTGGCGGATGGAGGCAGCACGGATGGATCGCTCGATGGGGCGCTGATGGGAGACGCGGGGGCGAAGGCGTTGCTGGTGAAGCGCGGACCGGGCAAGCTCAGCGCCCAGATGCGGATGGCCTTCGATTATTGCCTGGCCGAGGGCTACGACGGGGTGGTGGTGATCGATGGCAATGGCAAGGATGGCCTGGAGGCGATCCCTTCGATGGTGGAGCTGTTGGAAAATGGCTTCGACCATGTGCAGGGCAGCCGTTTCATTCCGGGTGGCCACCATGAGAACACACCGCGGAGCCGTTACCTGGCGGTGAATTTCCTGCACGCGCCGCTCATTTCACTGGCATCGGGTTTCCGCTATACGGACACGACGAATGGCTTCCGTGCGTATAGCCGTCGACTGCTGACGGACCGGGAGATCGGGGTGTTCCGGCCATGTTTCGACCGCTACCAGCTGCACTATCATCTCGCGATCAAGGCGGCTGCGCTCGGTTACCGGGTGATCGAGACCCCGGTGTCGCGGGTGTATCCGGCCACGGGCAAAACGCCGACAAAGATCAAGGGTTTCGGCGGATTGTTCGCGGTGATGCGCCAGCTCGTCGAGACCTGTATGGGCAAATACGATACGGACGCATGA
- a CDS encoding TIM barrel protein: protein MTAFSPLSISHIAWSPEREGALLDKVLELGVGTVELAPLRAFGDPLRADERAVRAKAGWYVERGFRIGSFQALLFGAEGVFLFEDQAARQRMKEWLIAVGQVAGWCGAGPMVFGSPKNRLKGSRSHAEAMRIATEFFREVGDACHRSGSCLVMEANPEAYGADFCTRLEQAAELVEAVDSPGFRLHVDAGGLALSGEHFEPVVAQAAGLIAHVHASQPNLGAWDVPDPVHVRLAGALATAGYRGQVAIEMKAQEEEVPAVETAIRRVRDCYGIRK from the coding sequence ATGACCGCCTTTTCACCCCTTTCGATCTCCCACATCGCTTGGTCTCCCGAACGGGAGGGTGCCCTATTGGACAAGGTTCTGGAGCTGGGTGTGGGGACGGTTGAGCTGGCGCCGCTGCGGGCGTTCGGGGATCCGTTGCGGGCGGACGAGAGGGCGGTGCGCGCCAAGGCTGGATGGTATGTGGAGCGCGGTTTCCGGATCGGGTCTTTCCAGGCGCTGTTGTTCGGGGCGGAGGGGGTGTTTCTTTTCGAGGACCAGGCGGCCCGGCAGCGGATGAAGGAATGGCTCATCGCGGTCGGGCAGGTGGCCGGATGGTGCGGCGCGGGGCCGATGGTGTTTGGGTCGCCGAAGAACCGTCTCAAGGGTTCGCGCTCGCACGCGGAAGCGATGAGGATCGCGACGGAGTTTTTCAGGGAGGTGGGGGATGCTTGCCATCGGAGCGGTTCGTGCCTGGTGATGGAGGCGAATCCGGAGGCGTATGGGGCGGATTTTTGCACCCGCCTGGAGCAGGCGGCGGAGCTGGTGGAAGCGGTGGATTCTCCAGGGTTCAGGTTGCATGTGGATGCCGGGGGGCTGGCGCTGAGCGGCGAGCATTTCGAGCCGGTGGTGGCGCAGGCGGCCGGGCTCATCGCGCACGTTCATGCGAGCCAGCCGAACCTCGGTGCATGGGATGTCCCGGACCCGGTCCATGTCCGGCTTGCGGGGGCCTTGGCGACGGCGGGTTACCGTGGGCAGGTGGCCATTGAGATGAAGGCCCAAGAGGAGGAGGTGCCCGCGGTGGAGACAGCCATCCGCAGGGTGAGGGATTGTTACGGTATCCGGAAATGA
- a CDS encoding sugar transferase: MSANRRQSFSIQVLQLVDAMLIWGAFAMAALLRGPLIDWLNGIGVHIFKQDISGLKEITWLLFIVVPFAPLALELFGFYRNPLRQKFAPALWQIIKAFTILAVAISVMVVFFRFNASSRAVLAMAIPCAVLFLLLRAWLVTEHARRASITDNRKEAIVLAGTPEDIDQWLREVPEDESMLWRIVGRHDLTGDDWLGFQRLLEDEAVERVVFAAKHAAFDKLGTAIEICESRGIEAWVAASFIQTQVARPTFDTIGGRPLLVLRSTPDLSWELLAKGVIDWIGGMTLLILTAPLWVVVAIAIKIQSPGPVFYFQERAGRYGKPFRMWKFRTMIPDADRKLEELKQQSGNQMSGPVFKLQHDPRIFPVGRILRKFSIDEFPQFINVVRGEMSLVGPRPMAMYELPKIENSSHRRKLSVKPGLTCIWQVSGRNEITSFDEWVKLDLQYIDNWSLWLDIKILAQTIPAVLLAKGAK; encoded by the coding sequence GTGTCCGCCAACCGACGCCAATCCTTTTCGATCCAAGTTCTGCAGCTCGTGGACGCGATGCTGATCTGGGGGGCTTTTGCGATGGCCGCGTTGCTGCGCGGGCCGTTGATCGATTGGCTCAATGGGATCGGGGTGCACATTTTCAAACAGGACATCTCCGGGCTGAAGGAAATCACCTGGTTGTTGTTCATCGTGGTGCCGTTCGCGCCCCTGGCGCTGGAGTTGTTCGGCTTTTACCGCAATCCGCTTCGGCAGAAGTTCGCGCCAGCCCTTTGGCAGATCATCAAGGCGTTCACGATCCTGGCGGTGGCGATCAGCGTGATGGTGGTGTTCTTCCGCTTCAATGCCTCCAGCCGCGCGGTACTGGCGATGGCGATTCCGTGTGCGGTGTTGTTCCTGCTGTTGAGGGCGTGGTTGGTGACGGAGCACGCGCGCCGGGCCAGCATCACGGACAACCGAAAGGAGGCGATCGTGCTGGCGGGGACGCCGGAGGACATCGACCAGTGGCTGCGGGAGGTTCCGGAGGACGAGTCGATGCTGTGGCGGATCGTGGGTCGGCATGATTTGACGGGCGATGACTGGCTGGGATTCCAGCGCCTGCTGGAGGACGAGGCGGTGGAGCGGGTGGTGTTCGCGGCGAAGCACGCGGCGTTCGACAAACTGGGCACCGCGATCGAGATCTGCGAATCACGGGGCATCGAGGCCTGGGTGGCGGCGAGTTTCATCCAGACCCAGGTGGCGCGGCCGACGTTCGATACCATCGGCGGGCGCCCGCTGCTGGTGCTGCGGTCCACGCCGGATCTTTCCTGGGAGCTGCTCGCGAAGGGGGTGATCGATTGGATCGGAGGGATGACTTTGCTGATCCTGACCGCGCCGTTGTGGGTGGTGGTGGCGATCGCGATCAAGATCCAGAGCCCGGGTCCGGTGTTCTATTTCCAGGAGCGGGCCGGGCGGTATGGCAAGCCGTTCCGGATGTGGAAATTCCGGACAATGATACCGGACGCGGACCGGAAGCTGGAGGAGCTGAAACAGCAATCGGGCAACCAGATGTCGGGCCCGGTGTTCAAGCTGCAACATGACCCGCGCATTTTCCCGGTCGGACGCATCCTGCGGAAGTTTTCCATCGATGAGTTCCCGCAGTTCATCAACGTGGTGCGCGGGGAGATGAGCTTGGTGGGGCCGCGTCCGATGGCGATGTATGAACTTCCGAAGATCGAGAATTCGTCCCACCGGCGGAAACTCAGCGTGAAGCCGGGGCTGACCTGCATCTGGCAGGTGAGCGGGCGGAACGAGATCACAAGCTTCGACGAATGGGTGAAACTGGACCTGCAGTATATCGACAACTGGTCGCTGTGGCTGGACATCAAGATCCTGGCACAGACGATTCCGGCGGTGTTGCTGGCCAAGGGAGCCAAGTGA
- a CDS encoding MBOAT family O-acyltransferase codes for MLFNSWEFLVLLLVTFVVYYVPWLRGRHGKAWQVTVALVASVVFYGWEDPRLLLLLAVSCVGNSVATGRIIQHKLAGDEGRVKRWVRMAVALNLGLLGVFKYAPFIAGMLPFLPVQWVQALRSIPLPIGISFYTFHGISMIVDVARGEVTRESDVLMSGESGAVEAAVEETRGDGAAAHGGLRAFLSHGQRFAKGVRDIGFYLLFFPQLVAGPIVKAKQFWPQIAAKRFGDIAWGTVWRSLIAGYFLKMVVADNLSEQTVTLTKPWMAQLSPPDLMALLYGYSLQIFADFAGYSLIAIGLAAMFGYRFPMNFNFPYLSTSVTEFWRRWHMSLSGWLRDYLYIPLGGNRKGERRTYLNLFMVMFLGGLWHGAEWKFALWGSLHGLLLAVERLVWRRRDRQGPRPGWLACAGWCYAFHAVTFLWLTFLMPDMRQIGLFFHQLAIPGKAHGPAVFVPAVFGTAVVIYHAAGWVREHAPPWATRFRGSLAEGLVYGGMLFLLLTNAGSPQGFIYFQF; via the coding sequence ATGTTGTTCAATTCTTGGGAGTTTCTTGTCCTGCTTTTGGTCACGTTCGTGGTGTATTACGTTCCGTGGTTGCGTGGGCGTCATGGTAAGGCGTGGCAGGTGACCGTGGCGCTGGTGGCCAGCGTGGTGTTCTACGGCTGGGAGGATCCGCGGCTGTTGCTGCTGCTGGCGGTTTCCTGCGTGGGAAACAGCGTCGCGACCGGCAGGATCATCCAGCACAAGCTGGCCGGGGACGAGGGCCGGGTGAAACGCTGGGTACGGATGGCGGTGGCGTTGAACCTCGGGTTGCTCGGGGTTTTCAAGTATGCCCCGTTCATCGCGGGGATGCTGCCGTTCCTACCGGTGCAGTGGGTGCAGGCGTTGCGGAGCATTCCGCTGCCGATCGGCATTTCCTTCTACACATTCCATGGCATCAGCATGATCGTTGATGTTGCCCGCGGCGAGGTGACCCGGGAGAGCGATGTGCTCATGTCCGGTGAATCGGGTGCGGTGGAAGCAGCGGTGGAGGAGACGCGAGGGGATGGCGCGGCGGCGCATGGCGGGCTCCGTGCCTTTTTGTCCCATGGACAGCGGTTTGCGAAGGGAGTGCGGGACATCGGATTTTACCTGTTGTTCTTCCCGCAGTTGGTCGCGGGGCCGATCGTCAAGGCGAAGCAGTTCTGGCCGCAGATCGCGGCGAAGCGATTCGGAGACATCGCCTGGGGAACGGTGTGGCGGTCGTTGATCGCCGGCTACTTCCTGAAGATGGTGGTGGCGGACAATCTCTCCGAGCAGACCGTGACCCTTACCAAGCCGTGGATGGCCCAGCTGAGTCCTCCGGATTTGATGGCGCTGCTGTATGGATACAGCCTGCAGATTTTCGCGGACTTCGCCGGGTATTCGCTGATCGCCATCGGACTGGCGGCCATGTTCGGCTACCGGTTCCCGATGAACTTCAATTTCCCCTACCTCTCGACGAGCGTGACGGAGTTCTGGCGGCGCTGGCACATGTCGCTCTCCGGTTGGCTGAGGGACTATCTGTACATTCCGTTGGGCGGGAACCGGAAGGGGGAGCGACGGACTTACCTCAATCTTTTCATGGTCATGTTCCTCGGGGGATTGTGGCATGGCGCGGAGTGGAAGTTCGCGCTCTGGGGCAGCCTCCACGGCCTGCTGCTCGCGGTGGAGCGGCTGGTCTGGCGCAGGCGCGACCGGCAGGGGCCGCGGCCCGGGTGGCTGGCCTGCGCCGGGTGGTGTTACGCGTTTCACGCGGTGACCTTCCTGTGGCTGACGTTCCTGATGCCGGACATGAGGCAGATCGGCTTGTTTTTCCACCAGCTCGCCATTCCCGGGAAAGCGCACGGGCCTGCGGTGTTCGTGCCCGCGGTGTTCGGGACGGCGGTGGTGATCTACCATGCCGCGGGCTGGGTCCGCGAGCACGCCCCGCCTTGGGCCACGCGGTTCCGCGGATCGCTGGCGGAGGGCCTGGTCTATGGGGGCATGTTGTTCCTGCTCCTGACGAACGCCGGGTCCCCGCAGGGTTTCATTTACTTCCAATTCTGA
- a CDS encoding glycosyltransferase encodes MALVTNMVAPYRVSFYNALAELCDLTVVVDTDSEFNRSWKLDERQFRFTRLVMNSTSVVVPRKRKDVAYEEQRQVHFSQRLMGVLRAVKPDVVLSNELGLRSFWSFLYSRLYRCPWLLVSEATEHTEGWVGITKAYFRKFLISQADGFWSNGIETTRFLINRGAASIGITSDMTGIATREFREEALRAFRDRQGLRKLLGLDGIVFLFAGRLESGKGIPQLLQAVMERRVELAGRCSLLFVGDGTLREEVESFGRELRSEIPVYLTGFVQPEKLPPLFAASDVFVMPTLDDNWPLVNLEALAAGLPQIYSIYNGGAADLNSVAGVGMAIDPCTLGELAAKLVECVNVLPSRVQGAAAIQRLVHYSPEAQAQRALDSISRSLGSHRA; translated from the coding sequence GTGGCATTGGTTACCAATATGGTGGCACCCTATCGTGTCAGCTTTTACAACGCTCTTGCTGAGCTGTGCGATTTGACGGTCGTTGTCGATACCGATAGCGAGTTCAACCGAAGTTGGAAACTGGATGAACGTCAGTTTAGGTTCACCCGACTCGTGATGAATTCGACCTCGGTTGTGGTGCCAAGAAAAAGGAAGGACGTTGCTTACGAGGAGCAGCGGCAAGTGCATTTCTCGCAACGCCTTATGGGGGTGCTTCGGGCTGTAAAGCCAGATGTCGTGTTGAGCAATGAGCTTGGCTTGAGGAGCTTTTGGAGCTTTTTATATTCGCGTTTGTATAGGTGTCCATGGTTGCTCGTATCAGAGGCGACCGAGCACACCGAAGGCTGGGTCGGCATTACGAAGGCCTACTTCAGGAAATTTTTGATCTCTCAAGCGGATGGTTTTTGGAGCAACGGTATCGAAACGACACGATTTTTAATCAACCGAGGGGCGGCCAGCATCGGAATTACGTCGGATATGACAGGGATTGCTACCCGGGAGTTCCGAGAAGAAGCGCTACGAGCGTTTAGGGATCGCCAAGGCTTGCGAAAGCTGTTAGGTCTTGATGGCATCGTGTTTTTGTTTGCAGGTCGGCTGGAAAGTGGGAAAGGAATACCACAGTTACTTCAGGCGGTAATGGAGCGTCGTGTGGAATTGGCCGGACGATGCAGCTTGCTTTTCGTGGGAGACGGTACGTTGCGTGAAGAGGTGGAGTCGTTTGGACGGGAATTGCGGAGCGAAATTCCTGTTTATTTGACAGGCTTTGTTCAACCGGAGAAGCTCCCACCTTTGTTCGCTGCGAGTGACGTTTTTGTCATGCCCACCTTGGATGACAATTGGCCTCTGGTAAATCTGGAGGCATTGGCAGCTGGGCTACCTCAGATTTATTCCATTTATAACGGAGGGGCAGCTGATTTGAATTCCGTTGCTGGCGTTGGGATGGCCATCGACCCTTGCACGCTAGGAGAGCTTGCTGCTAAGCTCGTGGAATGCGTGAATGTGTTGCCAAGCAGGGTGCAGGGCGCTGCGGCCATCCAGCGGTTGGTGCATTACTCGCCGGAAGCGCAAGCTCAGCGGGCATTGGATTCTATTAGTCGATCTTTGGGCAGTCATAGGGCCTAA